A window of Epinephelus lanceolatus isolate andai-2023 chromosome 3, ASM4190304v1, whole genome shotgun sequence genomic DNA:
TGCATTGAATTTCTAGATAGGAAAGGAATTGATATTGCTCTGCTTCAAGAAACTCACATAATGACATTAGATATAGGTAAATTAGATAACAGTAAATATGATGTTGTTTCATCTTCTCATTCTATCAATAGGACAAAGGGAGTGATGATTCTAATGTGCAAGACTTCTAATTTTATTATAACGGAGCAAGGAAATGACTCTGCCGGTAGAATTTCCTATATTAAAGGCACTCTTGCTGACAAAAAGATGGCATTTATATCAGCCTATGCTCCCAACATCTTTGACCCTTCATTTTATGCACAATTGACAAAGATGTTACAGGACCTTTCAGACTGCTTAATCATATTGGGTAGTGATATGAACGCAGTGCTAGATCCTTCTATGGATAGGTCTGGAGGGCAGGCTGTTCAGAGTACAGCCAATTTAACACTGAGAAAAATGGTAGATACCTTTTCCCTGATTGATGTTTGGAAAACTTTTAACCCTCAAACAAAACagtacttctttttttatttacagttgCGCACAGCAATGCGTACATATGGTGTCCCATGGAATCAAACTTTATTAATTCATCCCCTGATGCATCTTTTGAATGttgcaaaagttaaaaaatgtttcGTTTCTCGAATATATAATGAGCTACAAGGAAGACTAACTGGACCCACAGGCAATGTTCTTGTTTGGAATATAGATATTAAAGAGTTTGGGCCTAGCATTAACTGGCAGAGAGTGTGGAGTAATATTCCCCTAACATCTCGTAATCATAATCATCAGTTAATTCATTATAAGCTAATACAAAGATATTATTTATCCCCAAGACGATGCTGCCAGATCCGTATTACTCAGAGCCCACTATGTCAGTTATGTCCTCACAAAGTGTTGGGCACCTACCTCCACATGATGTGGGAATGCCCTGGGGTCTATTCCTTTTGGCTCAGTATTTCAAACATTCTTTCTTGTTTAATTCAGACAAACATACCTTGTTTACCACATATATTGCTATTAAATGATGATACTTCTCTGAATTTAACACTCCACAAGAAGAGAGTACTATTTGCAGGTTtaactgcagcaaaaaaaatgttgataaagaGATGGAAACCACCACATGTTCTAAATGTGTATCTGTGGAAATTATCATTTTATGAAGTCCTGTCATTAGAAATCTCCAGTGCCTGTGCTCAAATGGCAAAGATAGAAGCGATACAGAATCTGGAATCGGCAGCAGAGAAAGTCAAAGCGCTGTTTTGAGGCTATACccctacatatatatatatatatatatatatatatatatatatatatatattttttttttttttttgacaaaagtGAGAAACACCTTATGAATATGTTTGCTATGTgcggctgttttttttaaatttttttttgtgttgttatttatttatttattaatttatttatttttttccctgtaatTTTCCATAATTAATGTTGCCCTCGGGACAAGGGTGGTGGTAAGGGGTTTGGATGgaatcaaatgaaataaaataaaataaaaaaattgatcacaaaaaaaaacatcaatatatgccgaagtcagagtgagaatgtgttggcaaaacatgAAATGTCAAATTAACAAATACTGACCAGGAAGGGCGGTGGTACGGTggagcaagagggttcctggttcaaatccAGGgtggggagcccctctgtgctgagtttgcatgttctccccgtgtcagtgtgggttttctctgggtactccagcttcctctcacagtccaaagacatgcaggttaattggtgactctaaattggccgtaggtgtgaatgtgagtgtgaatggttgtctgtcggccctgtgatagtctggtgacctgtccagggtgtaccctgcttcttgcccaatgtcagctgggataggctccagccccccgtgacccctaacaggtaagcggttatggaaaatgaatgaatgaccagGAAGAGaatcaaatgaccacaaagagacataaacatacaaaaagatgcacagtgactacaaagagatgcaaaaccaccactAAGTCTTTGTGTCTTGACTCTTGCTCCTATGTACATGTAGGAcagccccaccacctctcctacaggGGCCCAGTGTGTTATAACGCAGCAATGCCAATATTGTAATGCTGCAGACTTGATCAAGtctctcttttttaaataattatgggaaaaagaagaaaaaatatgcaaaattaCTTTGTGGATTAAGGTTGCACATGTGCCTTATAGTTGAAACTACCCAAAAGTAAATGCAGTAGCTGGAAACAGTTGCACCTTGACCAGTTACAACTTTAATAGAAGTCCTTCATTGTCATTGTACCAGtacaatgaaatgtttttaagcTACAGCTGTACATGGTGCAACTTGACATGGTCAACCCAGAAAAATACCTTTATCGCATTACTAATAATCAGTGATAACAGGCAGATGTTGTTATTGCACTTAATGTATGTTATGTCACCTGGACTGGAATGAAGTATTGGTAATTGGTAGCTGTTAGGCTACTTGAGTTGCTGATAAGTAgcctacttttactttactcaAATTATTATCTGACCAGCCTATCTTTCTCTCAGCACTGAGTAGGCTATGATGAGGACTGGAGTTTGTTGGGCAAATATCCTGTATGGCTGCAAGTGCTAATCTTATCAGCACATTTATAAACTAAACAGTATGGTGCGGATATGATATATGACCAGGTCTACCTGCTGGTATGATTTTAAAGTTTCTATGGAAGCTGCAGTGATGACTGCTCCATGTTCCATGACTCATTGGAGATGTAAACAAGTGCAAGTGCATGTGTGACCAGTGTGGGCATCTCTAATATGCCGGGTGATTGTTGACAAACTagtaaaaatacattaaatgcaTTTGTGTTTCCATGCTGCCAAATGTCACAGTGCTGCGTGGTCTGGAATTAAAGTCCCAACTACTTGACCTATATTCTGAATCAAACTCatgagacagatagacagagggggagaaggagggagatgaTTGGTGGAGAGCAGCGGTGGTCAGAGTATAAATGCCCTTAAGTGctgggtggagagcagagagcagctgGCACCACCGAAGCAGGATCGCTGCGCGCTCCAGTCAGTCACACACCTCAGCTCAGCATGTCTCCGTCGGAGGGTCCCAACAAGGTCCGGCTGGTGTTCCTCGGGGCAGCCGGGGTCGGCAAGAGCGCGCTCATCCGCCGCTTCCTCCACGACCACTTCGAGCACAAGTACACGCGCACAGTCGAAGAGCTCCATGTGCTAGAGTACGACACTGCGGGGTCTGGGAAGATGCGCCTGGAGATCTTGGACACGAGCGGGAGCTACTCCTTCCCGGCCATGCGGGAGCTTAGCATCCGACACAGCGACGCGTTCGCGCTCGTGTACGCGGTGGACGACCCCGGGTCCCTGGAGGAGGTGCGGCGGCTCCGCGACGAGATCCTGGAGCTGCGGGGCGGCAAGAGCGCGCCCATCACCGTGGTCGGCAGCAAGGCagacctgacagacactgaggGTCGCGTGCTGCAGGCGGCTGATGTCATGGCCACAGTGGAAGGTGAGTGGGAAGCCAACTTCGTGGAGGCGTCCGCGCGCACAGGTGGGAACACGGTCGGAGTGTTTGGCGcgctgctgcagcaggtgaaccTGCCGCCCCGGCTGAACCCTGCGGCGTGGAAGCGAAGAGACACGGTGCCAAGGCCAGCGGTCAAGAGGAGACCACCACTgaagaagaacaacagctgTATCTTGTCTTAGGAGCATTTTCTGCAGTGGATGAAGGACTTTGCAGCTGGACTGCAGCTGGACACAGAACTCTACCTGGTTTGTCCAGAGGTGGGAAGAAGGTCCCCTTTGAACTAATCGAAGCTTTACTGCCTTTGAAAGTCTGGACAGTAATGACTGTCATAATAGTTTGATGGAAACCCTGATATGGGATGCACTttaattcacatttttacattgtttatcttatgtgaataaaatgtttgttgtgATTTTCGTCTGCTGTGTCATACATTTTCAATCCACCACCTTAACTAATGGTTAAAGAAAACcttctttttaataaaaaattaagTTTTCAGAGAAGTCTATGGCAATAAAATGTTTCTCAATATCTTCATTTGAAATACAGTCTTAGAAGAAAAGTGAAAGTGCTTGTTATGCAATAAGATATATAGCCTATGGTATGTTTGGATTACGATAGTGGATATGCAGCTGGTTGAGTTAAAGCTAATTTAACTGCTCAATATAATCTGTAAAATTCATCATATTTCATATAGGCTGACTGATCTAAAACAACAGTCTTCAGAGTCAGAAATGTACAGTCtttgcctctgagatgtagtggagtagctAGAAGCATAAGATCAAATAGAAATACTAGTAAATTTCAAGTACCTCAAATTGTACTGCAGTACAGCTGAGTAAATATGCTCACGTCCCTTCACTACCGCAGTCAGGAGCCATAATGATTTCTGTGTCCCTTTTGAAAGCTATTGCCCATTCACTAGTGCTCACATTAAAGCTCACAAACCAACATTCAACTTTGATTTTATACTATTTTTATACTACTAAGACCATAAAATATAGTCAATACCCTCACCCAGGGGCTTAAAATAGACAGTGAAGGCAGGGCAGTTGCATTAGGGCCCGTGGGGTGAGAGGGCCCATAGAGATATGGGCAGAAAACTGGGCCGTATGAGTAATTTAGATTGCCACCTTAGatatatgcctgtgttcaaagtaCAGCTCACATTTGGTGCCATGTGCTTCATGTGCAATTGAAAAGGCAAACCATCAccatcatgtttttcttttctttttttttgtcaaatagccaataataaaatataacaaaatatgttATAAAATATATGCTTACACTACATAAACTACAAATAAGGTATAAAAACTGTTCAATTAAAAGAACAATTCCTTATTTAATACCTACACATTTATGCAATGCTGATTTCTGGTTGATGTTGGTGTtatccagtgtcaagtctctattgTACAGTAGCTGTTTAGGCACATAACAAGTAACTAGAGTGCCTTAGGGCCCGTCATGATAGCATGATACCACTGCCCTCACCACTCCACATGAAGACTGGACAAACAGGTTTTCCTGAtttcagagatgtatttagcaATGAGAAATAGTTGAAGTCTCACTGAATCTCACTACAGTTTAGTCCTGAATGAGCAGTGAGATAGGGTTTGGAGTATCCTGTGAGACGTAAGAGTTAGATTACTATATGCCACAATAGATacagtgttttaaaatgtttaaagaaaTCCTGTAACTATTGGGAAAGTTGCTCTTGTGCCTTTAAGACTCATGCATCCCTGAATTTCCCATAAATCAACACATCATGATTATAAATCaacaaaatgtttcaaaatatAAGAATTCACATTTTGAAATTGTCATCATCGTAAACAAATAAGTGCACATGCCTGagctttttctttgtctctttccttGTCATTCTCGTGATGATGAACGTCAGCTGCCATTGTTCGCCTCCGTGGATGCACAGAAGAAATATTTAGATCAGTCagtgcttcataaataaaaatagctcctcctctccacattatgctgtttttggatgcacacacacacacacacacacacacacacacacacacacacactgtaaagtgGAACAAAGAGGATAAACAAACCCACGGATCTCATGGTCTTTTCATACATCTGTCCTCTTCTCATCCACTTATTCTCCTCTTGTCTTCCTCTACTTGTCCTGATACATGTTAGTTCTATAATCTGCATCCGAAAACAGAAACACTCGTGGGCACAGAAACATCAAAAAGAAGGAAGATATTAGCACTGCTGATGAAAGGGGATGTACACTATAAtgcatctgttttattttaaagcatTATCACCCTCACCAGATAAAAATAGGCGCTGTATCCTGACCTGTTAAACATTGTCCTTGTCAGTTCAGTTCCTGTCatctgtggtttgtgtgtgttttgaaatgtgttttaaatgtgcagtGTTTATTTGATGTTGAGCCAACAAAGTTTATCTTatcctatgacatttttttgacatgagaaggatgttgctgcaagattacacattgaaaaaaataatattgtttTGAGTGCTACCTGTGCTAATCTTCACCAAATGGAGTGACGTAACGAGAAGGAGTCTGGTGCAGTGAAGAAGTCCAGTAACATCAAGTTCAAGTGATTTTATTTTCCAATTGCACAGGTACAGAATAACAGCTACATTGGAGTTTCTACACTGTTTTCTCAGTCACGACCaataaaaaaagggaaactggaatattattttgaaagactATGCAGGTCACACAttaagcaaaaaataaatacaattaaagaagaatacaaaaatacaagcgAGCACATGGCATTGACTCAGCACAGGCTTCAGCAGCAGGCCAATTAGCTGCATATTCTCTTTAATATGGACTTACATAGCCATTTATAAACTTTTGTATGGGCACCCTGTTTGGTAGGTTTTTATGATTAAGGTAATGACAGTAACAATGATTATTAGTTGCTGACAACTGACGATCATAATTACAAGTAAAGCTGAAATACAACGCCTATAGGCATAGCAGTAGTCAGTTGATGGGTACTGTAGATACTAGCAATATTGTAGGTGAGCAAAAGAACCATGTGCCCCTCACACTGTATTTCGTGAAGTGCTGCCCCTCACTGACAAGAAAGTATACACAACTAAGCCTCATATTCAAATGTTTCTGCTGTATTTGGTAAGCCAgtagtggtggaagaagtacattttatttgagtGACAGTAGGCTACCGATACCATCatgtaaaaatactcagttCCAAGAAAAATCCCTGCAATTAAAAGTTGAATTAAGTAAATGTTGGCTACAGAGGCCTGTCAGTGATATAGTATTACATACTGGGCTATATGTAAGGATCACACTGTTGTAATAACATGCAAAAATCTTTTTAACGTTGTAGCTGGTTGAGACTCAGCTGATGTTACTACTTTATAGCCTACTGCTAATGGGCAGataaacattttataaactctTCATATGTTCTATGTATAAAATTCTAATCTGAAAAGTTATTGGTGtaaaagctgtcaaataaaacataatagGCAACTTCCTACTAATATATAGAGTAACAGCATAAAGTACTAGCAGAAAAATGTACTCATTACAGTTCTTAAATAAATGTACTGTGTTACATTATATGAGGTATAGTTACAGTATATGAGGTTAAAATGCTCATGGATCCACACTACTCTGCATAAAAGATGCCTACTTTCACTTTCAACTACATTTTGTAATCAgatgttttaataaaatgttaaatgtggaGGTTTAAGTTATAGCTACGATGAGGATTTATCTCGATGCTGTTGCGACTTTAACTCTAATAAAGAATTTTAAAACCCTTTCTCCTCAAACCCAAAACATCAACTTGTAATCGACAACTGTTTTTAAATCCCACTCGGACCACATTTCCCGTCAGCGCTCTGGTTTTAGGAAATGATGACGACCAGCAACCAATCACATCGCAGAATACGACTTTCTCGCTCGGTGATTGGCTATTTCGCACTAGTCTTCCCACGATGCTTTGCTGCGCCGCTTCGGAATTCAAATCGAGCGGACCAATCAGAGAGCGCCGTAACGACCGAGGCAGCATTTTAAATTTGTACCAGAGACTGTTGTCATAAGGCAGGACGGAGAAACGCTGCAGCCACCGAGGGACAAGCCTGGCGACCAGTTTCACGTCTTCGTCAGGTTTTTTAAAACATTGAGATTCGTATGCACTTCATTTTAATCGTTGCATTTAATGTTTATGTAACGTTCGCTTTTAAAGTTGGTTAACGTTAGTTTTTATTCGAATTCACAAGTGTATGGGAGCAAGCTAGTATCCAGGGCCAAACCAACGTCAGTTGAGGTAGGGTTAACAATAGTTGACCCGTTCAGATATTATCGATACCTCTGTTGCTGAAGACttttaacagtttattttaaAGACGCCGGAGTGCACTTTAATCCAAAATGAGCGCAGGTATCGCGAAGCCGGCGAATCCGTCGGCACATGTCGACCCGAAATCTGCACCTCTCAAAGAAATCCCAGATGTTCTGGTTGACCCACGGACCATGAGGAGATACGCGAGGGGAAGATTCCTCGGTAAGGGCGGTTTCGCCAAATGCTACGAAATCACAGATATGGAGACGAAGCAGGTTTTCGCCGGCAAAATCGTGCCCAAGTCCCTGATCCTGAAACAGCACCAGAGGGAGAAGATGACCTCTGAAATCGCCATTCACAAGAGTCTAAATCACGCAAACGTCGTAGGTTTCCACGGGTTCTTCGAGGACGACGACTTTGTCTTCGTTGTCTTGGAAATCTGCAGGAGAAGGGTGAGTGTCGTGGGAAAATGCCTGCTCTCTGTCTCGTGAGCACACTGCACAGGGTCAACGGTTAACACGACGGTCTCTGCCGTTGTCCTCCCAGGCCTGAGTCAGTGTAGATTAAATTGTAAGGAAAGCTggtgaaacactgaaaacagtcgCCTAAGTTAATCCTTAATGTAATTATTTAACCTTAAATCAGTCATTATgccaaaaattattaattgttgGTGAGTTATTTCCGTTAACTAACTTATAACACTTTGACATTACATCCCTCTCAAAGCTGCAGCATTGccacagtggccctttaaagTCTTGAAGCAAGGAAACTAGAGTTTAAGTTATAGTTTTTCTTTGCCTTTAATCAAACCATTTCCATTTCAGTCCCTGCTGGAGCTGCACAAGCGTCGTAAGGCTGTGACTGAGCCCGAGGCTCGTTACTACATGACTCAGCTGCTCAAGGGTGTCCAGTACCTGCACAACAACAGAGTCATCCACAGAGACCTGAAACTGGGCAACATCTTCCTCAATGATGACATGGAGGTCAAGATAGGTAATGTGGCTCCGTTAGATTGCAAATGATTTAACTCCAGTCCTCTTGTCATATTTGAGACAGGTGTAATATATACCAGTGACATTTGTCAAGTATTACACGAACAAGCCTGTTGTTCCAGTAATACCACAGAGGGCCCGGCCCTCACAATGGAAATTTGTCATACTTCCTGCATGAGTGGTTTCCATTGATTGGTGTGGACCTTTTCTTATGAGGACCAAAACAGcatatttaaaaacatcaatgtGTTCTGGACATTTATGCTAAATTTTTCCCTTTTagtctgttgctgtttttcagaAGCTCGTCTGTCTTTCTTCCACAGGGGACTTTGGTTTGGCCACTAAGATCGAGTTTGATGGCGAGAGGAAGAAGACCTTGTGTGGAACGCCCAACTACATTGCACCTGAAGTGCTTTGTAAGAAAGGCCACAGCTATGAAGTGGATGTCTGGTCACTTGGGTGCATTTTGTAAGTCTGAACACACAAGCACAACTGAGAGACACTGAACAGTTTTACTGCTGAGAATGCAAAAACAGCCCCACTCCACATGATTCAGCACGGTTAGATCAAGCTCCTCACTGTCTGTATTCTCTCAGGTACACTTTGCTGGTGGGTAAGCCCCCGTTTGAGACTTCGTGTCTGAAGGAGACTTACAACCGCATCAAGAAGAACAACTACACCATCCCCTGGGTAAGCAGGACTAATGTAGCACACAATGTTGCTGcaaatttagtttttaatgagtgttttttttttttatacatctgATTCATAACCCAAATCTACAACTCTCTCTGCAGCACATCAACCCGTTGGCATCTGCTCTCATCAAGCGGATGCTGCATGCTGATCCCACCCAAAGGCCGACCGTCACTGAGCTCCAGTCAGACGAGTACTTCACATCTGGCTACATCCCCTTACATCTGCCCACTACTTGCCTCACAGTGCCCCCGCGATTCTCAATCGCTCCCTCCACAACTGTGGAACTCAACCAGAGGCGGCCACTGACTGCCATTAACAACAAAGGTAATGGTCCCTGCTGTAAACAGCTGATATTTACCAAACAAGTCTTTTGTCTACAGATTATTGAAACAACACGTTTTGGTTTCAGCTTCAGTGacttatttttctctctccagcAGGGACAGAGAAGGTGGACGTGAAGGATGAGCCTGTGCAAAGGTGAGAGATGTTTGCACCGTGTTTGAGATGCTCACAGTTGTCATGGCAATTTTTAGCCGATCTGCTTCGGAATCAGCAAACAGGACTGAATAGCTTCATGCACGAGAGTTTATTCACTAAAGAGAAGGCGCAACCTCAGGCTCAGAGCTCAGAGTAAATCTCTTGATGATGTCAAGTAACAACAGATGTTTACAAAAGAGTAATGCAAAGGTcacacttacaaacacacaggaagaaTGAAACAATATAAGCATATGCACGGAGACAAAATTTACACCACACAATTAAAAACTTTAAAGAGCCATGTGACGATGCAGCGTTGCTTTTTGTGGTACATTATTTGATGAAATCATCTTTTCATGCATATAACTGTTGTGCCTTGTGTATCAAAGGGACCCTGAGCCCACAGAGAATCACCTGAAGGACATGCTGCAGCAGCTCAACAGCATCATTGCTGCCAAACCCTCTGAGAAGGCTGTCATCTGCCAAGGTGAGTGCACACTCTTTAGTTTGGTTGACAAATCCTTTTAGTTTCAGTGTTGCACATTTGAGTGGTTTGAATAATCACAGTGCACATGTCAGCATTGCCTATAAAGACTTggttctgtttttgtgtttccagaAGAGGCAGAGGATCCCGCGTGCATTCCCATCTTCTGGATCAGCAAATGGGTAGACTACTCTGACAAATATGGATTAGGTGAGCATTAGATTGATTCCACAGTGCATTAACTTTTCTGAACCCTTTCATGAAGTCAGATtgaacaggatttttttttaatttattgtggTTCCTATGGAcatcaataaaacacaaattgGCAAAGGGAATTAATGACTTTGCTGCACAGTTGAGGTGTGTGTAGGTAATGGATAGAGGCTGGTCTtgataaatatgaaatgtgGCTGACTTGAAGGAATATATTGCTGATtatcaaccagctttgtatcaaagCATGGTGGGTAATATTTGAAAATTAGCTGTGGTAAAGGTTCCTCTATTTTACCAACACCCAGATCGTCCTGTCCATCTCCCTGCTAAAATCCATCTGATGACGTGTTTCAGACCAGTCTctaatcaaactgtaaaactaggccgTGCTGCTTAAATATagatcaagattctgttactgtgttgcctctcttgcttaaaatgttttcagaaacatagtAAAGCACAGGCTGGGGCTGTTACggctggtagttgtaggtttccTACCTCTTGACCAAAACCCACAGcccattttctctcttttccctgGTCATGTAACACCAGTATGAAAAGTATTTGGATCTTACTACTGCATACACAACCTAGTTTTGTGAAAAGACCCTATCTAAAGCAGTGAGATA
This region includes:
- the LOC117255954 gene encoding GTP-binding protein Rhes, whose translation is MSPSEGPNKVRLVFLGAAGVGKSALIRRFLHDHFEHKYTRTVEELHVLEYDTAGSGKMRLEILDTSGSYSFPAMRELSIRHSDAFALVYAVDDPGSLEEVRRLRDEILELRGGKSAPITVVGSKADLTDTEGRVLQAADVMATVEGEWEANFVEASARTGGNTVGVFGALLQQVNLPPRLNPAAWKRRDTVPRPAVKRRPPLKKNNSCILS
- the plk1 gene encoding serine/threonine-protein kinase PLK1 isoform X1, which translates into the protein MSAGIAKPANPSAHVDPKSAPLKEIPDVLVDPRTMRRYARGRFLGKGGFAKCYEITDMETKQVFAGKIVPKSLILKQHQREKMTSEIAIHKSLNHANVVGFHGFFEDDDFVFVVLEICRRRSLLELHKRRKAVTEPEARYYMTQLLKGVQYLHNNRVIHRDLKLGNIFLNDDMEVKIGDFGLATKIEFDGERKKTLCGTPNYIAPEVLCKKGHSYEVDVWSLGCILYTLLVGKPPFETSCLKETYNRIKKNNYTIPWHINPLASALIKRMLHADPTQRPTVTELQSDEYFTSGYIPLHLPTTCLTVPPRFSIAPSTTVELNQRRPLTAINNKAGTEKVDVKDEPVQRDPEPTENHLKDMLQQLNSIIAAKPSEKAVICQEEAEDPACIPIFWISKWVDYSDKYGLGYQLCDNSVGVLFNDYTRLIMYADGDSLQYIDKTAAESYLSVRSYPTALNKKITLLKYFRNYMSEHLLKAGANMARRDGDELARLPYLSLWFRTKSAIVLHLTNGTVQINFFQDHTKLILCPLMSAVTYIDEKREFRTYKLSLLEEFGCSKELASRIRYAKLMVEKLLDSKPTAAAH
- the plk1 gene encoding serine/threonine-protein kinase PLK1 isoform X2, coding for MSAGIAKPANPSAHVDPKSAPLKEIPDVLVDPRTMRRYARGRFLGKGGFAKCYEITDMETKQVFAGKIVPKSLILKQHQREKMTSEIAIHKSLNHANVVGFHGFFEDDDFVFVVLEICRRRSLLELHKRRKAVTEPEARYYMTQLLKGVQYLHNNRVIHRDLKLGNIFLNDDMEVKIGDFGLATKIEFDGERKKTLCGTPNYIAPEVLCKKGHSYEVDVWSLGCILYTLLVGKPPFETSCLKETYNRIKKNNYTIPWHINPLASALIKRMLHADPTQRPTVTELQSDEYFTSGYIPLHLPTTCLTVPPRFSIAPSTTVELNQRRPLTAINNKGTEKVDVKDEPVQRDPEPTENHLKDMLQQLNSIIAAKPSEKAVICQEEAEDPACIPIFWISKWVDYSDKYGLGYQLCDNSVGVLFNDYTRLIMYADGDSLQYIDKTAAESYLSVRSYPTALNKKITLLKYFRNYMSEHLLKAGANMARRDGDELARLPYLSLWFRTKSAIVLHLTNGTVQINFFQDHTKLILCPLMSAVTYIDEKREFRTYKLSLLEEFGCSKELASRIRYAKLMVEKLLDSKPTAAAH